From the Chitinophagales bacterium genome, the window GGAGCAATTGCCTGAATTACCAAAAGAGAACATAATTAAAGAGCCTGTACGCAGAAATACAGCGCCTTGTATTGCTTATGCTTGCGATAAAATTATTGCACGCGATAAGAATGCTAATGTCATTATTGTTCCTTCGGATCAGCTAATTGTGCATACCGATAAATACCTGCGTATTTTGCGCAAGTGCTTGGCATTTACGGCAAAGCAAGAAGTGCTGGTTACTATTGGTGTAAAGCCTACCAAACCTTCAACCGGATACGGCTATATTCAATACCTAGAGGCCGTAGAAGATGAAGGCTTTCATAAGGTAAAAACTTTTACTGAAAAACCTTCGTTGGAAATAGCAAAAACATTTATTGAAAGTGGCGATTTCCTTTGGAACTCAGGCATGTTTGTGTGGAAGGCCAAAACCATTTTAAAGGCATTCCATAAGCTATTGCCGGAAGTAATAGATGCGTTTGAAGGCGCACATGATGCTTATGGCACTAAGAGCGAAAAAAAGTTTATAGAGAAAGCCTATTCTGTAGTTACCAATATTTCTATTGATTATGGCGTAATGGAAAAGGCTAATAATGTTTATACCATTCCGGCCGATTTTGGCTGGAGCGATATTGGTACTTGGGATTCGCTTTTTGATGTGTATGAGAAAGATTATTTGGGCAATGCCGTAAAAGGGAAAAATGTGAAGATATACGATGCTCAAAATAATATGATAATGGCAGACGATCAAAAACTAGTAGTGCTGCAAGGTATTGAAGGTTTGTGCGTAGTAG encodes:
- a CDS encoding NTP transferase domain-containing protein; the encoded protein is MSHTYVVIMAGGIGSRFWPKSRAAKPKQFLDILNVGKTLLQLTLERLLPICPIENFYVVTADIYEKAVVEQLPELPKENIIKEPVRRNTAPCIAYACDKIIARDKNANVIIVPSDQLIVHTDKYLRILRKCLAFTAKQEVLVTIGVKPTKPSTGYGYIQYLEAVEDEGFHKVKTFTEKPSLEIAKTFIESGDFLWNSGMFVWKAKTILKAFHKLLPEVIDAFEGAHDAYGTKSEKKFIEKAYSVVTNISIDYGVMEKANNVYTIPADFGWSDIGTWDSLFDVYEKDYLGNAVKGKNVKIYDAQNNMIMADDQKLVVLQGIEGLCVVDTGDVLLICQRSKEQEIKQITIDLKVAGLDNFL